A single window of Synechococcus sp. CBW1004 DNA harbors:
- a CDS encoding DUF3134 family protein, which yields MSILDTINPSLTRYGRREPAPVLPLRDEPDLLTLLEASGRLVADEETAGTEVSTVEEEELSALMGEKEDYNQADEQPEEDWED from the coding sequence ATGAGCATCCTCGACACGATCAATCCCTCGCTGACGCGCTACGGCCGCCGCGAGCCGGCGCCGGTGCTGCCCCTGCGCGATGAGCCCGACCTGCTCACTCTGCTGGAGGCCAGCGGCCGCCTGGTGGCGGATGAGGAGACTGCCGGCACCGAGGTCAGCACGGTCGAGGAGGAGGAGCTCTCGGCGCTGATGGGCGAGAAGGAGGATTACAACCAGGCCGACGAGCAGCCCGAGGAGGACTGGGAGGACTGA
- the mraY gene encoding phospho-N-acetylmuramoyl-pentapeptide-transferase: protein MAALLSLVLLVGALASDVLVANSALTIPLLVSALVSAGVLAWGVPRLRQLKLGQVIREEGPQAHLSKAGTPTMGGLLVVPVGVLVGAWISPGDPRLLATAAITAAYMAIGAVDDWRSLTRRTNTGLTPRGKLALQALAAVAFLAWAAWGGWLGGGAPGDVGLPLGWVLPLGLLIWPLGLFVFLAESNATNLTDGLDGLAAGCGAVVFSGMALQLMLRGNAGDPALAGFCAAMAGCWLGFLTQNRHPARVFMGDTGSLAMGAALSAVALLSNSLWPLLLMGGVFLAESLSVILQVWVFKATKGPDGQGRRLFRMAPLHHHFELGGLPEQGVVLAFWGISLGLVLLGLVLLPT from the coding sequence ATGGCCGCGCTGCTCTCCCTGGTGCTTCTGGTGGGAGCCCTGGCCAGCGATGTTCTGGTGGCCAACTCCGCCCTCACCATTCCGCTGCTGGTGTCGGCGCTCGTCAGTGCCGGCGTGCTCGCCTGGGGCGTGCCGCGACTGCGGCAGCTGAAGCTGGGGCAGGTGATCCGTGAGGAGGGGCCGCAGGCACACCTCAGCAAGGCCGGCACCCCCACGATGGGAGGCCTGCTGGTGGTGCCCGTGGGCGTGCTGGTGGGGGCCTGGATCAGCCCGGGTGATCCGCGTCTGCTGGCCACCGCCGCGATCACGGCGGCCTACATGGCCATCGGTGCCGTCGATGACTGGCGCAGCCTCACCCGCCGCACCAACACGGGTCTGACCCCCCGCGGCAAGCTCGCCCTCCAGGCGCTGGCTGCCGTCGCTTTTCTCGCCTGGGCCGCCTGGGGGGGCTGGCTCGGTGGCGGCGCGCCCGGCGATGTGGGTCTGCCGCTGGGCTGGGTGCTGCCGCTGGGCCTGTTGATCTGGCCCCTCGGGCTGTTCGTCTTCCTGGCGGAGAGCAATGCCACCAACCTCACCGACGGCCTCGATGGCCTGGCGGCCGGCTGTGGTGCGGTGGTGTTCAGCGGCATGGCCCTGCAGCTCATGCTGCGCGGCAACGCAGGAGATCCCGCCCTGGCCGGTTTCTGTGCCGCGATGGCCGGCTGCTGGCTCGGCTTCCTGACCCAGAACCGCCATCCGGCGCGCGTGTTCATGGGCGACACCGGCTCCCTGGCGATGGGCGCGGCCCTCTCGGCGGTGGCGCTGCTCAGCAACAGCCTCTGGCCGCTGCTGCTCATGGGTGGGGTGTTCCTGGCTGAATCGTTGTCGGTGATCCTGCAGGTCTGGGTGTTCAAGGCCACCAAGGGGCCTGATGGTCAGGGCAGGCGCCTGTTCCGCATGGCGCCGCTGCACCATCATTTCGAGCTCGGCGGCCTGCCCGAGCAGGGAGTGGTGCTGGCCTTCTGGGGCATCAGCCTCGGCCTGGTGCTGCTGGGCCTGGTGCTGCTGCCCACCTGA
- a CDS encoding cytochrome B6, which produces MVAPLHGLALLPLALQTAGDAGDGLLLFGMDMASLQQWTLIYLGLSSLAFVLVWVIGFLRR; this is translated from the coding sequence GTGGTCGCCCCACTCCACGGACTCGCCCTGCTCCCCCTGGCCCTGCAGACCGCGGGAGACGCCGGCGACGGGCTGCTGCTCTTCGGGATGGACATGGCCAGCCTGCAGCAGTGGACGCTGATCTACCTGGGGCTCTCGTCGCTGGCCTTCGTGCTGGTGTGGGTGATCGGCTTCCTGCGGCGCTGA
- the purT gene encoding formate-dependent phosphoribosylglycinamide formyltransferase produces the protein MDPAARPFPRTLLLLGSGELGKEVAIAAQRLGCQVVAVDRYAGAPAMQVADVSEVIAMTDPEALKAVVRRHRPDVVIPEIEALAVDALAELEAEGITVIPTARATAVTMNRDRIRDMAAGPLGLRTARFAYAESAEELLAAAEPLGFPVVVKPVMSSSGKGQSVVHDRQGLAAAWEAAQAGARGIGTRVIVEEFLRFELEITLLTVRQWNGPTLFCPPIGHIQERGDYQCSWQPAALGPDQLAAAQEMARAVTDALGGAGLFGVEFFLCGEPGREEVVFSELSPRPHDTGLVTLMGQNLSEFELHVRAVLGLPIPGIRSLGPAASRVILASDQGAAVRFEGVAEALREPETQVLLFGKPDTRPFRRMGVALARGGCEQEARDRADAAAERISCRASS, from the coding sequence ATGGATCCTGCCGCCCGCCCCTTCCCCCGCACCCTGCTGCTGCTGGGCAGTGGCGAGCTCGGCAAGGAGGTGGCGATCGCGGCCCAGCGGCTGGGCTGTCAGGTGGTGGCCGTCGATCGCTACGCAGGTGCGCCGGCGATGCAGGTGGCCGATGTCAGCGAGGTGATCGCGATGACCGACCCGGAAGCCCTCAAGGCGGTGGTGCGACGGCACCGCCCCGATGTGGTGATTCCGGAGATCGAGGCCCTGGCTGTCGATGCCCTGGCCGAGCTGGAGGCGGAGGGGATCACCGTCATCCCCACGGCGCGGGCCACGGCCGTGACGATGAACCGCGACCGCATCCGCGACATGGCCGCGGGACCGCTGGGTCTTCGCACGGCCCGCTTCGCCTATGCCGAAAGTGCTGAGGAGCTGCTGGCCGCGGCCGAACCGCTCGGTTTCCCCGTCGTGGTGAAGCCGGTGATGAGCTCTTCGGGCAAGGGCCAGAGCGTGGTCCATGACCGTCAGGGGCTGGCGGCCGCCTGGGAGGCGGCTCAGGCCGGCGCACGCGGCATCGGCACCCGCGTGATCGTGGAGGAATTCCTGCGCTTCGAGCTCGAGATCACCCTGCTCACCGTCAGGCAATGGAACGGCCCCACCCTGTTCTGCCCGCCGATCGGCCACATCCAGGAGCGCGGCGACTACCAGTGCAGCTGGCAGCCGGCCGCTCTCGGGCCTGACCAGCTGGCCGCAGCCCAGGAGATGGCCCGTGCCGTCACCGATGCTCTGGGCGGCGCCGGTCTGTTCGGGGTGGAGTTCTTCCTCTGCGGCGAACCGGGCCGCGAGGAGGTGGTGTTCTCCGAGCTCTCGCCCCGCCCCCACGACACGGGTCTGGTGACTCTCATGGGCCAGAACCTGAGTGAATTCGAGCTGCATGTGCGGGCGGTGCTGGGCCTGCCCATCCCCGGGATCCGCTCGCTCGGCCCGGCTGCCAGCCGGGTCATCCTGGCCAGCGACCAGGGGGCGGCGGTGCGCTTCGAGGGTGTTGCCGAGGCATTGCGGGAGCCTGAGACCCAGGTGCTGTTGTTCGGCAAGCCCGACACAAGGCCATTCCGGCGCATGGGTGTGGCTCTGGCCCGCGGCGGCTGCGAGCAGGAGGCGCGGGACAGGGCGGATGCAGCGGCAGAGCGGATCAGCTGCCGGGCCAGCTCCTGA
- a CDS encoding LCP family protein: MPELLARRQTAPPPPQRRPWRVALLPFALGLSLGYGLASPAVRQVPSLLAGLIHAPRGIAAIVNPMASGSRRVLILGRDKVGDNTDVMFTVQVKDGITLVTQVPRDTYVETDQFGTIKANALFALGGVDAAKDEVAKLIGAPVQRYFKLNLDAVAKVADALGGVEVDVPKRMYYVDNAQGLYIDLYPGPQVLRGEALEGFLRFRHDELGDLGRMDRQRLVMAKVFGKLAQPSTLTRLPELLKIAGDDVLTDLSPLEMTQLLTAMAQTKLSSQRLPGRLYWQDNLSYWMPDTNTQHPTGSGEETTH, from the coding sequence GTGCCTGAGCTGCTCGCGCGCCGTCAAACCGCTCCGCCACCGCCGCAGCGCCGTCCCTGGCGTGTCGCGCTGCTGCCTTTCGCTCTCGGTCTGAGCCTCGGGTATGGCCTGGCCTCGCCTGCGGTGCGGCAGGTGCCGTCGCTGCTGGCTGGTCTGATTCACGCCCCCCGCGGTATCGCGGCCATCGTCAATCCGATGGCCAGCGGCAGCCGACGGGTTCTGATTCTGGGGCGCGACAAGGTCGGAGATAACACCGATGTGATGTTCACCGTCCAGGTGAAGGACGGCATCACCCTGGTCACTCAGGTGCCTCGTGACACCTATGTCGAAACCGATCAGTTCGGCACGATCAAGGCCAACGCTCTTTTTGCCCTGGGGGGTGTGGACGCCGCCAAGGATGAGGTGGCCAAGCTGATCGGCGCGCCGGTGCAGCGCTACTTCAAGCTCAACCTCGATGCCGTGGCCAAGGTTGCCGATGCCCTGGGGGGTGTCGAGGTGGATGTGCCCAAGCGCATGTATTACGTCGACAACGCCCAGGGCCTCTACATCGATCTTTACCCTGGCCCCCAGGTGTTGCGCGGCGAAGCCCTTGAGGGCTTTCTCCGGTTCCGCCACGACGAACTCGGCGATCTCGGCCGCATGGATCGCCAGCGCCTCGTGATGGCCAAGGTGTTCGGCAAGCTGGCCCAGCCTTCCACCCTCACTCGCCTTCCGGAGCTCCTGAAGATCGCCGGTGACGACGTGCTGACCGACCTGTCGCCGCTTGAGATGACGCAGCTGCTGACGGCCATGGCTCAGACGAAGCTCAGCTCCCAGCGGCTGCCGGGGCGGCTCTACTGGCAGGACAACCTCAGCTACTGGATGCCCGATACCAACACCCAGCACCCCACCGGAAGCGGCGAGGAGACCACGCACTGA
- a CDS encoding dienelactone hydrolase translates to MRSTILHRITTGLPQHLQNRLQPLRQLAPCLGGRLALLAGLSLMASPARALETVKLQLPLLQTDFTVKVSELASPERLFSGNSDLAQLDQATGGRIGRQLSHLMTSPLPLPVRNLVNNAVGTPLFDQVMLLTSSLVEVQDLPPDRDGTRLATALDQIPAGQPITLLTLLQTMPGESATIDLERALYAVQRLQRQQRLGQQLVTELPPVSSDPTLAAPGPLKTVTRTISIPVRHRPEPLQLQIVSPAQGSNGRLVMISHGLWDSPISFEGWAEALASRGTTVILPYHPGSDKQQQQAMLSGKAAPPDPDELRKRPLDVSAAIDAVAAGSIGGLQGIRTDRVVAIGHSWGATTVLQLGGTRPSVSALQERCDNLRDPDRNLSWVLQCSFLRAADRAALADPRVIAVAAVSPPVSLVFERGATAGMQARGLVVSGTHDWVVPSGPEALDRFGALRGSGHQLVLVQGGDHFNLRAPKQQASATLSPLLLSWTDAAFQAGDRVRPTAGAAPLLEPAAWGNGKMVMVEATAAAP, encoded by the coding sequence GTGAGATCGACGATCCTGCACCGGATCACCACAGGCCTGCCGCAGCATCTGCAAAACCGTCTGCAACCCCTGCGGCAACTCGCGCCATGCCTGGGGGGCCGCCTGGCCCTGCTGGCCGGCCTGTCTCTGATGGCGTCCCCAGCCCGGGCGCTGGAGACCGTGAAACTGCAGCTGCCGCTGCTGCAGACCGACTTCACCGTGAAGGTCAGCGAGCTGGCCAGCCCGGAACGGCTGTTCAGCGGCAACAGCGATCTGGCCCAGCTGGACCAGGCCACCGGCGGCCGCATCGGGCGCCAGCTGAGTCATCTGATGACCTCGCCGCTGCCGCTGCCGGTGCGCAACCTGGTGAACAACGCCGTCGGCACGCCCCTGTTCGATCAGGTGATGCTGCTGACCAGTTCCCTGGTGGAAGTGCAGGACCTGCCGCCCGATCGGGACGGCACCAGGCTGGCCACCGCCCTGGATCAGATCCCGGCCGGCCAACCGATCACGCTGCTGACCCTGCTGCAGACCATGCCCGGCGAGAGCGCCACGATCGATCTGGAGCGGGCCCTCTATGCGGTCCAGCGGCTCCAGCGCCAGCAGCGACTGGGTCAGCAGCTGGTCACCGAGCTGCCGCCGGTGAGCAGCGATCCGACCCTGGCCGCTCCGGGTCCCCTCAAGACCGTCACGCGCACGATCTCGATCCCGGTACGCCATCGCCCCGAGCCTCTGCAGCTGCAGATCGTGTCTCCGGCCCAGGGGAGCAACGGCCGGCTGGTGATGATCTCCCACGGTCTGTGGGACAGCCCGATCAGCTTCGAAGGGTGGGCCGAGGCGCTCGCCTCCCGTGGCACCACGGTGATCCTTCCCTACCACCCCGGCAGCGACAAGCAGCAGCAGCAGGCGATGCTCTCCGGAAAGGCGGCACCGCCGGACCCGGACGAACTGCGCAAACGGCCGCTGGACGTCTCAGCCGCGATCGATGCGGTCGCCGCAGGCAGCATCGGTGGCCTGCAGGGGATCCGCACCGACCGGGTGGTGGCGATCGGCCATTCCTGGGGGGCCACCACGGTCCTGCAGCTGGGTGGAACCCGCCCCAGCGTCAGTGCTCTGCAAGAGCGCTGTGACAACCTGCGCGATCCCGACCGCAATCTCAGCTGGGTGCTGCAGTGCAGCTTTCTGCGGGCCGCCGACCGGGCCGCCCTGGCCGATCCACGGGTGATCGCCGTGGCGGCCGTGAGCCCCCCGGTCAGCCTGGTGTTCGAGCGGGGAGCGACTGCCGGGATGCAGGCTCGCGGGCTGGTGGTGAGCGGCACCCACGACTGGGTGGTGCCGTCCGGTCCGGAGGCCCTCGATCGCTTCGGGGCCCTGCGCGGCTCCGGACACCAGCTGGTGCTGGTGCAGGGTGGCGACCACTTCAACCTGCGCGCACCGAAGCAGCAGGCCAGCGCCACGCTGTCCCCCCTTCTGCTCAGCTGGACCGATGCGGCCTTCCAGGCGGGTGACAGGGTCCGCCCCACGGCCGGCGCAGCGCCGCTGCTCGAGCCGGCGGCCTGGGGCAACGGAAAGATGGTGATGGTGGAGGCCACCGCTGCGGCACCCTGA